The Priestia koreensis genomic interval AGTGCCTCCATAATAAGTTGAAGCGTTTGCTTCCTCGTATTTAAGCTTTTCATAATCCACTGCAATTCCCGCTGCTTGTCTTCTAAATAAGCCTTCGCTTCCGTGCTTCTGCTTTCAGCTAATACGTTCATATACTGTTGATTTAATCGAATCGTAAAATCTGTTTCAGCGTTCATGTGAACATCATAGCGATCAGCTACTTTTTTCACGATAAAGTCAGGCGTAATATAACGATGACGTTCATTTGAATATTGTAATCCAGGTCGCGGGTTCAAATGGATGATTTGGTCATTAATTTCTTGAATATCTCCCGTGGTCACATTCAGTTCTCGACTAAGCTTCTCCCATTTCTTTAGCGCAAATGCCTCAAAGTGGTCTTTAAGCAACTGAAGTGCAAGCGGCGTTTCCTGTTTCTTTCTCTTTAATTGAATCCACAAGCATTCAGATAAGTTTCGCGCTCCGACTCCACTAGGCTCTAACTGCTGAAGCGTTTTAAGACTGCTTTTGACAATTTCTCGGTCTTTTCCTAGAACCTCACTGACATGCTCAATATCCTCATCAAGATATCCGTACTCATTTAAACTATAAATAAGGTATGTAATAATAAGCTCCTCTTCAGAAGAAATAGGCAGGAAATGAAGCTGAGAAATTAAATGCTCCTGTAACGATTCATAGTCATCTCTTAATTGATCAAATTCAATGGACGGTTTCATCGAATGACGATCACTTTTTAAAGATGTCGAACCAAGCTCTTGAAAATCCATTAGCGGATTTTGCATTGCTTGTTCTTGTAGAAAAGTTAGAATCTCTGTATATGAATATTGAAGCAGTGATATAGCCTGTGAAAGCTCCTTGCTCATCACTACACGCAATGATTGGGTTTGAAATAAACCTACTTCCATGTGTCTCTCCCCTCTGATGCCACAACGTGGAACGTAACCTTTTTCAGTACACCTGTTTTAAAACGCTTACATTGGTACCTATATTTTACTATAAAACGTTACATTCGAAAACATTTGTGTAAAGGAAGCTGACTACCAAAAATTTTCACTTTTCATTTTAAATGGATTTGTTATACTTTCACCATACGAACAAGCGTCGTATCTACTATTGATTTTTGTCCAGCTTCGGCAGGCTGGACTTTTTACATAAAAAAGCAGCCCTCGCGTTGAGAACTGCTTTTTTCTTATTTTACTTGAATGGTTTTAGCCATTTCTAAATATGCCGGTAGCTCGTCATTTGCGGAAGACGTGTAGATGCTTAATAGTAACGGGCTTTTACCCTGAATAAGGATCATTCTCACGTTATCCTCTCCCGTCGATGCTTCGTACCATGTTGCGTCTTTAAATGCTGGCTTTTGGGCATTATCCGTGATCTTTTTCGCTTCTGAGCTAATTGCTTCCGCGCTCTCTTTCATATTCGCTTCAGCTTGTTCAAGTGTAACATCGCTTGGCAGTACCTCCACACGCATAAACGAATGGGAGTCTTTAATATTAGCAATGCTATCTTTTCCTGGCTCTTCCTCTAGCAAATCGTAGTTTTCAAGAACATAGAGTGAATAAGGTTGATTTGTGCTTTCTTTCAACATCGCATCTTTTTGTACAGCTTGTCCATTTTCTTCAACCGTTAATTTCTTCTCTGGCACACGAACGGTTGTGTCGCTCGATGTTGCTTGATCTTCTTTTTCTTCTGTTGCGTTGTCTTCTGCAGATGTCGTAGAACTATCATCTTTACCTACCTCATCCGTTGATGAAGCAGTAGAGTCGTCTGTCTTTGTGGAAGTAGCGTCATCTGTTTTTGTAGAAGCAGCGCTATCCTTAGCAGTCGAATCATCTGCTGAGTCTTTTCCCTCTGTACCTGATTCTGTATCAGATGTTGCATCTGTTGTTTCGGACTTTTCTTCCGTCTTTTTCGTATCCGTTGAATCATTCTTCGCTACGCTTTCTTCTTTTTTATCCGAAGTTGTCGTTTTGTCTGATCCCTCATTAGTCGTTCCACAAGCGGAAAGAACGAAAGCGAGCGCCGCACTGAGCATGAGCATTTTGCTTACATATTTCATTATTTTTCCTCCTAAGTTGTTCTTTTCCTTCTATAACTGTTGTAAATCATAGCGGGGAATTAAGCAAGAGATTCTAAAGTCTTATTCGCTCCTCTCGCGCTAGCTGTGCAGAGAAGCTGGAGCTCTTTTTTGAAAAAAGGTACTTTTTTCTTATAGCGCTCTCTCTTCTAGTTATCGTTTATTTTCATGTTTTTTACAGTGTTTTTCTAAATTAAGGAATAAAAAAAGTCGTTGCTACAAATGTAACAACGACTCGGTACGCCCTCGACAGGATTCGAACCCACCCTAAGAGAACCGGAATCTCTTGTGCTATCCACTACACTACGAGGGCAAAAAATCACTCTACCCTTAATTATAGGTAATTCCACAACATTTTTCAAGCGATATTGCCGAATTTTGGCTTCAAAAGCCTTGATTCATCACACTTCTCGACAGAATTTGACGCAGAGTGCTATTATTCTTTATATCCTTTCCTTCCAGTAGAAATAGATGTTCCTAGCTTTCTTGGGAGCCGGGTTTAAATTTCAATTGTTGGGGGAAAAATTGAAATTATGTACGCGTAAGAAAAGGAATATCATAAAATCATATGGAATATGTTTAAAGGGAAATCCTTTCGTTTGACCTTCCCTGACCTTATGTGTATTATTAAGGATACATAACAAAAATTTTTATTTAGAGGAGGAATTTACATGAATTTAATTCCTACAGTTATTGAACAAACCAACCGTGGTGAACGTGCATACGACATCTACTCTCGTTTATTAAAAGATCGTATTATCATGCTTGGTAGCGCTATTGATGACAACGTAGCAAATTCAATTGTTTCTCAGCTTTTATTCTTGGCTGCTGAAGATCCAGAAAAAGATATCTCTTTATACATTAACAGCCCAGGTGGTTCTATTACAGCTGGTATGGCAATCTATGACACGATGCAATTCATTAAGCCAAAGGTTTCAACAATCTGCATCGGTATGGCTGCTTCAATGGGTGCTTTCTTACTTGCAGCTGGTGAAAAAGGCAAACGATTTGCTTTACCAAACAGTGAAGTAATGATTCACCAACCACTAGGTGGGGCACAAGGTCAAGCAACGGAAATTGAAATTGCGGCAAAACGCATTTTATTCCTACGCGAAAAACTAAACCAAATTCTATCTGAACGTACAGGTCAACCAATCGAAGTTATTGGCCGTGATACAGACCGTGATAACTTCATGACGGCTGAGCGTGCAGTAGAATATGGATTAATCGACCGCATCATGACAAGCGATCCTACACAAACAGTATAATAAGCTGAAAAAAAGTGCATTCTCTGGAATGCACTTTTTTATTTAGCCTTCTTTTTGCACGTAGTTTACTAGCGCTTCAATTGCTTCTTCTTCGTCTGCTCCATCGGCAATTAACGTAATTTCAGAGCCTGAATAAACAGCTAAGCTCATTAACCCCATAATGCTCTTGGCGTTTACTTTTTTACCTTCCTTCTCTAAAAACACGTCTGATGAAAAACGATTTGCTTCTTGTACGAATAGTGCAGCCGGCCTTGCTTGTAAACCCGTTTTTAATAGAACTTCTACCTTTTTTTCGACCATTGCTTCATTCCTCCTTTTTTCACTCTTCTTTTTTATATAGATTCCCTGCAAATGAGATAAACCCTCTCAACAAAATGCATATTTGATCTATACAAAATTTATCCCTTTTGTTTGTTGTCTTAAGCATCGTATTTATGAAATCGTTTGACCTGCTCGTAAACGATCGGCAATTTCATCGATTTTACGAAGACGATGATTAATCCCTGATTTACTGATCGGACCTCCTGAAAGCATTTCTCCGAGTTCTTTCAGCGTTACATCTTGATATTCAACACGTAAACGCGCAATTTCTCGAAGCTTATCAGGAAGTACGTCTAGCCCCACGGTTCCTTGAATATATTCAATGTTTTCAACCTGTCGAAGGGCCGCTCCAATCGTTTTGTTCAGGTTAGCTGTTTCACAATTTACGAGACGATTAACCGAGTTTCTCATATCCCTCACAATTCGAACATCTTCAAATCGTAGCAGTGCACTATGCGCACCAATAATACTGAGAAATTCAGTAATTTTTTCTGCTTCCTTCAAATACGTAATGAAGCCTTTTTTACGCTCTAGCGTTTTGCTGTTTAACTGAAACGTATTCATCAGCTCACATAACGA includes:
- the rpoN gene encoding RNA polymerase factor sigma-54, with translation MEVGLFQTQSLRVVMSKELSQAISLLQYSYTEILTFLQEQAMQNPLMDFQELGSTSLKSDRHSMKPSIEFDQLRDDYESLQEHLISQLHFLPISSEEELIITYLIYSLNEYGYLDEDIEHVSEVLGKDREIVKSSLKTLQQLEPSGVGARNLSECLWIQLKRKKQETPLALQLLKDHFEAFALKKWEKLSRELNVTTGDIQEINDQIIHLNPRPGLQYSNERHRYITPDFIVKKVADRYDVHMNAETDFTIRLNQQYMNVLAESRSTEAKAYLEDKQRELQWIMKSLNTRKQTLQLIMEALLIEQEAFFSNGMAYMKPLTMKQLADKIGVHESTISRAIRNKYVETSFGTYEMNVFFNSRVSEDGEASSSAQIKEAMQTLIANENRQKPLSDQQLTKLLKEAYNMSVSRRTVAKYRDELHILPSSQRKVYVC
- the clpP gene encoding ATP-dependent Clp endopeptidase proteolytic subunit ClpP, whose translation is MNLIPTVIEQTNRGERAYDIYSRLLKDRIIMLGSAIDDNVANSIVSQLLFLAAEDPEKDISLYINSPGGSITAGMAIYDTMQFIKPKVSTICIGMAASMGAFLLAAGEKGKRFALPNSEVMIHQPLGGAQGQATEIEIAAKRILFLREKLNQILSERTGQPIEVIGRDTDRDNFMTAERAVEYGLIDRIMTSDPTQTV
- a CDS encoding HPr family phosphocarrier protein codes for the protein MVEKKVEVLLKTGLQARPAALFVQEANRFSSDVFLEKEGKKVNAKSIMGLMSLAVYSGSEITLIADGADEEEAIEALVNYVQKEG